In the Podospora bellae-mahoneyi strain CBS 112042 chromosome 4, whole genome shotgun sequence genome, one interval contains:
- the pks1 gene encoding polyketide beta-ketoacyl-synthase (antiSMASH:Cluster_2; EggNog:ENOG503NWH8; COG:I; SMCOG1022:Beta-ketoacyl synthase), with translation MADVLLFPGQGSTSHFSDHETIHQILDQLGQEQAVFDGFVQSCKDHFQEEYNALSPEDQSSIGNPQDITDFVQDSKTFLTPPPSLQSHPIFETTTLFIRQVLELMLYQSRSDGSDQPVETAGVCTGVLPAALAASYPSYLSPQFVRAAAQSYRLAFWIGLRVSQFCSKAAADTWRDLPWALSIFGLPVDQVERTLTQYIDEMTTTPTPRISAVFAADNISLSGSGPSLSQFKTIAASQHPSAHFRSPHVHGYYHGGAESVCLVNQVLQDVQTREITFPTWQCLQIPLRSVASGQLLDPIAAAASGSSLLEVVLHSVFVETVGWLHTIGSLTQSLREGLDKDPDTQYRVIGMGPNAGSLVRDLRTSMLTSKVSIIESFGDFALKSPPESYAIVGLSVNYPKGNGLDEFWETLVRGESTLSTIPDNRFDITSYGNKDDGKGKPKPTPNHGNFLDDAFKFDAAYFNISPREAKCMDPQQRLLLHVAAGALEDAGYSPNSTPTFINDKFGVFVGVATGDYVDNLREDIDVYYSPGTLRAFLSGRISYALGLKGPSIVFDTACSSSTVALYHACQSLKSGECTVALAGGINVMSSPYMHLGLSRAHFLSPTGQCKPFDVSADGYCRAEGAGLVVVKKLSDAIREGDHIHGVIRGMGLNQCGTAKSITHPDAATQAELFNEVLSRNHIDPDSISLVETHGTGTQAGDFAEITSLQSTFGMRAPDNPLYISSVKGNIGHAEAASGLAGLTKLLLAMREKKLPPQASFKTLNPRLKSIREHNIVIPTVLTDWTTRDKTPRRALLNNFGAAGSNAALVLEEYTGNTQKPVKAGRNKAEKVSRSSHILNISAKTPAALEHLREEYISYIKTYPNVKIEDLCYTATARKRNEGYAHRISVLGSNVQQLESQLRQEAVTQVANLKVAGHRKTLFVFSGQGGIYAGMGGELLLTSPRFRSAVERCDGILTANGFPAVSSYLLDSESWRAEPKPVVEQSACFVIEYALAQMFIHWGLKPDAVVGHSIGEYAALVTAGALTLEDGLLFVAKRASLMTAKCPAASSGMMACALPAREIESLLSQHGFPALSVACENSPKDCVVAGSLDELTRFGELARAHKIKNKLLEVAYGFHSPAMDPILEEIEAHAATLRPCLRAEGAVDVGLSTYGRLLEAGEQITSAYFAKQTRGTVQFSQVAQKLATKLNGNNVTVLEAGSSPITLPMVKAAFDPNTSLLLPSLRPKDKPWVALCTMLRTLFLHGVPVKWREVYDTSSRMLYPFPQYPLYGAEFLIPFREHKNEVELEGSLPASPEPLFEFLTSRGSSSPDKPEVTSFSTPVKQLAPFIKAHAVGNTPLCPASVFMEYALEGAVVTDDSLAKATIAMEDITFDKPLVYDDNSPPSDLQLQLDRSQQEGQIFSFMSGANHVHCSGTLRQASTKFVSTIFSRKEAFVRRQKMTSFEFGGRENANSFSSRTIYELIFPRVVAYSEPFLTLDRLTVSSTGLEGFGQFRVSGLSLQGSFVCAPAFIDTMLHAAGFIANIKVNDQTACICTKVDLAILPEDSNDVYERDLDIYCSLVDLDDAIVADAYVMTEDGKVVSCVEGMSFRKINKAGFKASLARAAGKSAPATSKRVAAPVPAKRAPGQKQEHAARVEQTQQSPDIEQTVMAMIKEVCGAGDDTRMSTTLSEMGVDSLLFIELADAIRRQLPSLQISTHELEACNAVGDLMNVIKKASASGVTTTHSSPSVSEDGRATFSDASTGSISTPVTPPDGEETSIKDLLEDICGLDIAGVDKTAPLSTLGIDSLLSIELQEELQSRLGLTIDNGHEGISELRVVDLEVLYAKKLASHRSQGQLQGLGIRHTTGTTPPPHASQRGLESANDSDFPIQLQTQQSGSPKAPLYLFHDGSGLSSMYRHLDNLNRNIYGIYSIDGSYPAEKQAKTIQELAALYIDKGKLSKQPEILLGGWSFGGVLAFEVSRQLRAHHPNVTVKGVILIDSPLPINHDPLPQQVILHVVGSKGRDSPLRKQIQAQFSRHAGMLERYSRQQLEDIKGGGVPCAMLFCTKTMNTERACGVTYPWLSDGEYRSKAVERWETVVGRRLLALDLDCNHFEVFEDGNIAEVSEKLGGACALLEGRS, from the exons ATGGCCGACGTACTACTCTTCCCCGGCCAGGGGTCGACCTCACACTTTTCAGACCACGAGACTATCCATCAAATCCTGGACCAGCTTGGACAAGAGCAAGCCGTCTTTGATGGTTTTGTCCAAAGCTGCAAAGATCACTTCCAAGAGGAATACAACGCCCTTTCTCCAGAAGATCAATCATCAATTGGGAACCCTCAGGATATCACCGATTTTGTCCAAGACAGCAAAACATTtctcacaccaccaccatccctgCAGTCTCACCCTATCTTCGAGACAACCACATTGTTTATTAGACAGGTCTTGGAACTGATGTTATACCAGTCCCGAAGTGACGGGTCAGATCAACCAGTTGAAACAGCAGGCGTCTGCACAGGTGTCTTACCCGCTGCCCTTGCTGCATCTTACCCATCCTACCTGTCCCCGCAGTTCGTCCGGGCAGCCGCCCAGTCTTATCGACTTGCCTTTTGGATCGGTCTTAGAGTGTCCCAATTTTGCAGCAAAGCAGCTGCTGATACATGGCGCGATCTTCCATGGGCATTAAGTATTTTCGGCTTGCCTGTTGACCAGGTAGAGAGGACACTCACCCAATACATTGACGAGATG ACCACTACGCCGACCCCTCGGATCTCTGCAGTCTTTGCTGCCGACAACATTTCCCTTTCTGGTAGCGGCCCTTCGCTATCACAGTTCAAGACCATTGCAGCCTCACAGCATCCCTCAGCACATTTCCGATCACCTCACGTGCATGGTTACTACCACGGTGGCGCTGAGAGCGTTTGTCTGGTGAATCAAGTACTCCAGGACGTCCAAACAAGAGAGATCACCTTCCCCACCTGGCAATGCCTTCAAATTCCCCTTCGGTCCGTCGCTAGCGGACAGTTACTTGATCCTATTGCCGCGGCCGCCAGCGGCTCCTCTCTTCTCGAAGTTGTCCTCCATAGCGTCTTTGTCGAAACTGTCGGATGGCTACACACAATCGGCTCTTTGACCCAATCACTCAGAGAAGGACTGGACAAGGATCCAGACACTCAATACAGGGTCATCGGCATGGGTCCTAACGCCGGCTCCTTGGTGAGAGACTTGAGAACGAGCATGCTAACTTCAAAAGTAAGCATTATCGAATCTTTTGGAGACTTTGCACTCAAAAGCCCCCCCGAATCGTATGCTATTGTTGGGTTGTCTGTCAACTACCCAAAGGGAAATGGCCTGGATGAGTTTTGGGAGACCCTGGTGAGAGGAGAATCCACTCTCTCTACT ATTCCTGACAATCGTTTCGACATCACCAGCTATGGAAATAAGGATGACGGCAAAGGGAAGCCAAAACCTACGCCCAACCATGGAAACTTTTTGGATGACGCATTCAAGTTTGACGCCGCCTACTTCAACATCTCACCAAGGGAGGCAAAGTGCATGGACCCCCAAcagcgccttcttcttcatgttGCAGCAGGAGCTTTGGAAGATGCTGGCTACAGCCCCAACTCGACACCGACCTTCATCAATGACaagtttggtgtttttgttggtgtgGCTACAGGAGACTATGTTGACAATCTGAGGGAGGACATCGATGTTTACTACAGTCCTGGAACGCTCCGCGCCTTCCTAAGCGGCCGCATTTCTTATGCGCTAGGCCTCAAGGGACCATCGATAGTGTTCGACACGGCTTGCTCTTCATCCACGGTCGCACTGTACCACGCGTGCCAGTCTCTCAAGTCAGGGGAGTGCACGGTTGCCCTGGCGGGTGGCATAAATGTAATGTCGAGTCCCTACATGCACTTGGGGTTGTCTCGTGCACACTTCCTGTCACCCACGGGTCAGTGCAAGCCTTTCGATGTTTCGGCGGATGGATACTGCCGAGCAGAAGGAGCTGGCCTAGTCGTCGTCAAGAAACTCTCGGATGCTATTCGTGAAGGGGACCACATCCACGGCGTTATTCGTGGAATGGGTCTCAACCAGTGCGGCACTGCCAAATCCATCACCCATCCAGACGCTGCTACTCAGGCCGAGCTGTTCAACGAAGTTCTCTCTCGCAACCACATCGACCCAGACAGCATCTCACTGGTAGAGACTCACGGCACCGGAACACAAGCAGGGGACTTTGCCGAGATTACGAGTCTACAGTCCACCTTTGGCATGAGAGCTCCTGATAACCCCCTATACATCTCGAGTGTGAAGGGAAATATTGGTCATGCGGAAGCGGCATCAGGACTTGCTGGTCTGACCAAGTTGCTGCTTGccatgagggagaagaagctgccaCCACAGGCATCTTTCAAGACACTCAACCCGCGGCTCAAGAGCATCCGGGAGCACAACATTGTCATCCCCACCGTTCTGACCGATTGGACCACGAGAGACAAGACCCCAAGACGGGCACTCCTCAACAACTTTGGTGCTGCAGGCTCCAATGCCGCGCTGGTACTTGAGGAATACACCGGCAACACCCAGAAGCCGGTGAAGGCCGGTCGGAATAAAGCCGAGAAGGTGTCTAGATCATCTCATATCCTCAACATCTCGGCCAAAACTCCGGCTGCACTGGAACATCTCAGAGAAGAGTACATCAGCTACATCAAGACATACCCCAATGTCAAGATAGAGGATCTGTGCTACACAGCCACCGCACGGAAGAGAAATGAAGGATACGCCCACAGAATCTCCGTCCTAGGCTCCAACGTGCAGCAGCTCGAGTCGCAGCTGAGACAGGAAGCGGTCACCCAGGTCGCCAATCTCAAGGTTGCCGGTCACCGAAAGACGTTGTTTGTGTTTTCTGGTCAGGGTGGCATCTACGCCGGCATGGGTGGTGAGCTTCTGCTGACTTCGCCACGATTCCGATCTGCAGTGGAGAGGTGTGATGGAATTCTTACCGCAAATGGTTTCCCTGCTGTCTCGTCCTACCTCTTGGACTCGGAGAGCTGGAGAGCAGAACCCAAACCTGTGGTGGAACAAAGCGCCTGTTTTGTTATCGAGTACGCGCTGGCTCAGATGTTCATTCACTGGGGCCTCAAGCCGGATGCTGTCGTTGGGCACAGTATCGGAGAATACGCTGCTCTCGTGACAGCGGGTGCCCTGACTCTGGAGGATGGCCTTTTGTTTGTTGCCAAGCGCGCCAGTTTGATGACAGCCAAATGCCCAGCTGCTTCGTCCGGGATGATGGCCTGCGCATTGCCGGCGCGTGAGATAGAGAGCCTCCTCTCACAACACGGGTTTCCAGCTCTTAGTGTCGCCTGCGAGAACAGCCCAAAAGATTGTGTGGTTGCTGGGTCTCTCGATGAACTCACCAGATTCGGTGAGCTTGCAAGGGCGCACAAAATCAAGAATAAGTTGCTCGAAGTGGCCTACGGCTTTCATTCTCCTGCCATGGACCCCattttggaggagattgaagCACATGCCGCGACTCTGCGCCCCTGTCTGAGAGCAGAAGGTGCCGTCGACGTTGGCTTGAGCACTTATGGCAGACTCTTGGAGGCAGGGGAGCAGATCACATCTGCCTATTTTGCCAAGCAGACCAGGGGTACAGTGCAGTTCTCTCAGGTCGCACAAAAACTGGCGACAAAGCTGAACGGTAACAACGTGACGGTCCTTGAAGCCGGGTCATCTCCCATCACGCTCCCCATGGTGAAGGCAGCCTTCGACCCAAACACgtcccttctccttccttctCTGCGTCCAAAGGATAAGCCATGGGTGGCACTGTGCACCATGCTGCGAACGCTCTTTCTCCACGGTGTACCTGTCAAATGGAGAGAGGTATACGACACTTCTAGCAGGATGTTGTACCCCTTCCCACAGTATCCGCTCTATGGCGCCGAGTTTCTCATTCCGTTCCGAGAGCATAAGAATGAAGTCGAGCTGGAGGGCTCTCTCCCGGCTTCGCCAGAGCCCTTGTTCGAGTTTCTCACTTCTAGAGGGTCATCGTCCCCAGACAAGCCAGAAGTCACGTCGTTTTCAACCCCAGTCAAGCAATTGGCGCCATTCATCAAGGCCCACGCAGTAGGAAACACTCCTCTGTGTCCCGCCTCGGTCTTCATGGAGTATGCGCTAGAGGGTGCTGTGGTGACGGACGATTCCCTTGCCAAAGCAACCATAGCTATGGAGGATATCACTTTCGACAAGCCTCTTGTATACGACGACAACTCGCCACCTTCGGACCTGCAGCTGCAGCTAGATCGCTCTCAGCAAGAGGGACAGATTTTCAGTTTCATGAGCGGAGCAAACCATGTTCACTGCTCTGGCACCCTTCGGCAAGCTTCGACCAAGTTTGTTTCGACCATCTTCTCACGCAAGGAAGCTTTTGTGAGACGTCAGAAAATGACTTCGTTCGAGTTTGGCGGCCGAGAGAATGCTAACTCCTTTTCCTCGCGTACCATCTATGAGCTCATCTTCCCGCGGGTCGTCGCCTATTCAGAGCCTTTCCTCACTTTGGACCGCCTTACGGTGAGCTCTACGGGTTTGGAAGGCTTTGGGCAGTTCCGCGTGAGTGGCCTATCACTCCAGGGCAGCTTTGTCTGTGCGCCCGCCTTCATCGATACCATGCTCCACGCCGCTGGGTTTatcgccaacatcaaggtCAATGACCAAACGGCATGTATCTGCACAAAGGTTGACCTGGCCATCTTACCAGAAGACAGCAACGATGTGTACGAGCGGGACCTGGACATTTACTGCAGTCTTGTGGACTTGGATGATGCCATTGTGGCAGATGCCTACGTGATGACAGAAGATGGCAAGGTGGTGAGTTGCGTGGAGGGCATGTCGTTCCGAAAGATCAACAAGGCTGGCTTCAAAGCAAGCCTGGCGAGGGCGGCAGGCAAGTCTGCTCCTGCAACGTCCAAGCGGGTAGCTGCTCCAGTTCCGGCCAAGAGAGCTCCTGGTCAGAAGCAGGAGCATGCTGCACGAGTTGAGCAGACACAGCAGTCGCCCGACATTGAACAGACCGTTATGGCAATGATCAAAGAAGTCTGTGGGGCTGGCGATGACACCCGGATGAGTACTACTCTTTCGGAGATGGGCGTTGACAGTCTCCTGTTCATCGAGCTGGCCGACGCCATCAGGCGTCAGCTTCCCTCTCTCCAAATCTCAACACATGAACTCGAGGCTTGCAATGCAGTCGGAGATCTGATGAacgtcatcaagaaggcttCTGCCTCCGGTGTCACGACGACGcactcctcgccctccgtGTCCGAAGATGGCAGGGCGACCTTCTCTGACGCCTCCACGGGTTCCATCTCTACGCCTGTCACACCTCCTGACGGCGAAGAGACCAGCATCAAAGATCTCTTGGAAGATATCTGCGGACTGGATATCGCGGGGGTGGACAAGACAGCCCCACTGTCTACTCTCGGGATTGACTCGTTGCTTTCTATTGAGCTGCAAGAGGAACTGCAATCCCGTCTTGGTCTTACCATCGACAACGGCCATGAAGGCATATCCGAACTGAGAGTTGTCGACTTGGAGGTGCTGTATGCCAAAAAGCTTGCATCTCATCGTAGCCAGGGGCAGCTTCAGGGATTGGGTATCCGGCACACCACCGGgaccaccccacccccccatgCTTCCCAACGTGGTTTGGAGTCGGCCAATGACAGTGACTTCCCCATTCAACTGCAGACACAACAGTCGGGTTCTCCCAAAGCCCCGTTGTACCTGTTCCATGATGGCAGCGGGTTGAGTAGCATGTACCGACACCTCGACAATCTGAACCGCAACATCTACGGGATTTACAGTATCGACGGCTCATATCCCGCAGAGAAACAGGCAAAGACAATACAAGAGCTCGCAGCGCTCTACATAGACAAGGGAAAGCTGTCAAAGCAGCCCGAGATCCTCCTCGGTG GCTGGTCCTTTGGTGGTGTGCTCGCCTTCGAAGTCTCCCGACAACTTCgcgcccaccaccccaacgtCACTGTCAAAGGTGTCATCCTGATCGACTCCCCCCTGCCGATCAATCAcgaccctcttcctcaacaagtCATTTTGCACGTTGTAGGCAGCAAAGGACGAGACTCTCCCCTGCGAAAGCAGATCCAAGCGCAGTTCTCACGCCATGCCGGCATGTTGGAACGGTACAGTCGGCAGCAACTTGAAGACATCAAGGGCGGAGGCGTGCCCTGCGCCATGCTCTTCTGCACGAAGACCATGAACACCGAGCGGGCATGCGGGGTAACCTATCCCTGGTTGAGTGATGGTGAATACCGGTCCAAGGCGGTCGAGAGGTGGGAGACGGTCGTCGGGAGAAGATTGTTGGCTTTGGACCTGGACTGTAATCACTTTgaggtttttgaggatgGAAAT ATTGCTGAAGTATCAGAGAAGCTGGGGGGCGCATGTGCTTTGTTGGAAGGCCGATCTTGA
- a CDS encoding hypothetical protein (antiSMASH:Cluster_2; SMCOG1087:hypothetical protein; EggNog:ENOG503PAIE; COG:C), translated as MSVDSRFSGLLSTPRAEGSPCIKVVVHSGFQMPHPVLDTIAFLMSTPHIAIIGAGPCGLTLAQLLERKGIANYIVYERDDSPNSNRAGGSLDIHPETGQRALREAGLFDKFKECARYADTAFALGDKNGNRIFQMGEGRDAPEIDRAELRKILLDAVPEGKIRWGHILKEVTFGDDGRPRLRFENGTVLSGVKLVVGADGAWSKVRRVITKATPQFAGKAYLEGRIRRDNPLYKTMTGEFGPGMYLAIGDKKITITQRQGDGSYRIYFGFQTPEYFFRTLDLQNVEGIREMLLSSKYYGDWAEGTKDLIRHATDFWAWSLYTLSKEDLSWKSVSGATLCGDAAHVTVPNGEGVNLAMADALELATSIAQHGVEELNEAVAEYEKGMLGRGAETIAQGEMMTEAMFVERPEIFVQKFGPIMGLNN; from the exons ATGAGTGTTGACAGCAGGTTCTCGGGCCTGCTGTCAACACCGAGGGCCGAGGGAAGTCCGTGTAtaaaggtggtggtgcacaGCGGCTTTCAGATGCCCCATCCTGTGCTCGATACCATCGCGTTCCTGATGTCTACCCCACATATTGCCATAATTGGCGCCGGCCCATGCGGGCTCACGCTCGCGCAGCTTCTCGAGCGCAAAGGAATCGCAAACTACATCGTCTACGAGCGAGATGACAGCCCTAACTCCAATCGTGCGGGGGGCAGCCTAGACATTCATCCCGAAACAGGCCAACGCGCCCTTCGAGAGGCCGGTTTATTCGACAAGTTCAAGGAGTGTGCGAGGTATGCCGACACTGCCTTTGCACTGGGCGACAAAAATGGCAACAGGATATTCCAAATGGGCGAAGGACGTGACGCCCCGGAGATCGACCGCGCCGAACTCCGCAAAATTCTGCTCGATGCCGTGCCCGAGGGCAAGATCAGGTGGGGGCATATTTTGAAAGAAGTGACgtttggagatgatggaaggCCCCGGTTACGCTTTGAAAATGGGACAGTTTTGTCTGGGGtcaagcttgttgttggagcCGATGGGGCATGGAGCAAGGTGCGGCGGGTG ATCACGAAAGCTACACCCCAGTTCGCTGGAAAAGCCTATCTCGAAGGAAGGATCCGCCGTGACAACCCACTCTACAAAACCATGACTGGGGAATTTGGCCCTGGAATGTACCTGGCCATCGGTGACAAAAAGATCACCATCACACAGAGGCAAGGCGACGGTTCCTACCGCATCTATTTTGGATTCCAAACTCCGGAGTATTTCTTCCGCACGCTCGACCTCCAAAACGTTGAAGGAATTCGCGAGATGTTGCTTTCTTCCAAGTATTATGGAGACTGGGCAGAGGGAACCAAAGACCTCATCCGCCACGCAACCGACTTCTGGGCTTGGTCGCTATACACATTGTCGAAAGAGGACCTGAGCTGGAAGTCAGTCTCAGGAGCAACCCTCTGCGGCGACGCTGCTCATGTGACCGTCCCGAATGGAGAGGGGGTCAATCTCGCAATGGCGGACGCGTTGGAGTTAGCCACCAGCATTGCACAGCACGGGGTCGAAGAACTAAATGAAGCGGTTGCAGAATACGAGAAAGGCATGCTCGGGCGTGGTGCTGAAACGATTGCTcagggggagatgatgaccGAAGCAATGTTTGTGGAACGACCAGAGATCTTTGTCCAAAAGTTTGGCCCGATCATGGGACTGAATAATTGA
- the OYE32_2 gene encoding NADH-dependent flavin oxidoreductase (antiSMASH:Cluster_2; SMCOG1217:NADH:flavin oxidoreductase/NADH oxidase; EggNog:ENOG503NUUE; COG:C), which yields MTLLDIVVEPAPGLSYFTPAQNPPAGTAQDPQTSGKPVPKLFQPLTIRGVTFQNRLGLAPLCQYSAQDGHMTDYHIAHLGGIAQRGPGMMMIEATSVSPEGRITPQDVGLWKDSQIGPMKRVIDFVHSQNIKIGVQIAHAGRKASTVPPWLMNQGIVATAKVGGWPDGVISPSDVAFNEHYCQAKAMSKGDIEQFKKNWVAAVKRAMAAGADFVEIHNAHGYLLSSFLSPHANRRTDEYGGSFENRIRLSLEIAKLTREAVGENTPVLLRVSATDWVEETLPEESWTAEDTVKFAQALAAQGCVDLIDISSGGVHPAQKIVSGPAFQAPFAVAVKKAVGDKMLVATVGSITNGRQANKLLEEDGLDVALVGRGFQKDPGLTWTFAQHVDTEIAMASQIRWGFTKRGGSAYIDPSAYKQSIFE from the exons ATGACACTCCTAGATATCGTCGTTGAGCCTGCACCGGGGCTCTCATACTTTACCCCCGCTCAGAACCCCCCAGCGGGAACCGCCCAAGATCCTCAAACAAGTGGCAAGCCTGTCCCAAAGCTCTTCCAGCCCCTTACCATCCGGGGAGTAACATTCCAGAACCGTTTGGGA CTTGCGCCATTATGCCAGTACTCGGCCCAAGATGGACACATGACTGACTACCATATTGCTCATCTTGGTGGCATCGCCCAACGCGGCCCtggcatgatgatgatcgaAGCCACCTCGGTCTCCCCCGAAGGCCGCATCACTCCACAGGATGTTGGCTTGTGGAAGGACTCCCAGATTGGGCCCATGAAGCGCGTCATCGACTTTGTTCACAGCCAAAACATTAAGATTGGCGTTCAGATTGCCCACGCCGGCCGCAAGGCGTCCACAGTTCCTCCTTGGCTCATGAACCAGGGGATTGTTGCGACTGCCAAGGTGGGAGGATGGCCAGACGGCGTCATCAGCCCCTCAGATGTTGCCTTCAACGAGCATTACTGCCAGGCAAAGGCCATGAGTAAGGGCGATATCGAGCAATTCAAGAAGAACTGGGTGGCTGCCGTCAAGAGGGCCatggctgctggggcggaTTTCGTCGAGATCCACAACGCCCACGGGTACTTGCTGAGCTCTTTCCTTAGCCCACATGCGAACAGAAGAACCGACGAATATGGCGGCAGCTTTGAGAACCGCATCAGACTCAGCCTGGAAATTGCCAAGCTCACAAGAGAGGCAGTGGGCGAGAACACAcccgtcctcctccgtgTCTCTGCTACCGACTGGGTCGAGGAGACTTTGCCGGAGGAGAGCTGGACAGCCGAGGACACGGTCAAGTTTGCCCAGGCCCTTGCTGCTCAGGGATGCGTTGATTTGATCGACATTTCTTCGGGTGGTGTCCACCCAGCTCAAAAGATTGTATCAGGCCCCGCATTCCAGGCGCCATTTGCCGTGGCCGTCAAGAAGGCCGTCGGCGACAAGATGCTTGTGGCCACTGTTGGCTCCATCACCAATGGAAGACAGGCAAACAAgctcttggaggaggatggactTGACGTTGCGCTCGTCGGTCGCGGTTTCCAGAAGGACCCTGGTCTGACGTGGACTTTCGCCCAACATGTCGACACAGAGATCGCCATGGCCAGTCAGATTAGATGGGGTTTCACCAAGCGTGGCGGGTCGGCCTATATTGATCCATCAGCATACAAGCAGAGTATCTTTGAGTAA